CGAGGAAGACCGCGGCGTCGTCCACGGTGACCTCACCCAACTCGGCAGACTCCGCGTCACCGACGTGGCCGCCGAGCTTGCTGCCCGTCCCCGCCGCGGGCTCGGGCTGCGGGCGCTGCCGCCCAAAGGTCTCCATCATGGCGCTGACGCCGGAGATCTGTTCACCGGTGATGAACTGGGTGAGGTCGACGATGTGTGCGCCGATGTCGCCAAGTGATCCGGATCCTGCCCGATCCTTCTCCAACCTCCACGACATCGGCACCTGGGGATCGACCAGCCAGTCCTGCAGGTACTGAGCTCGCACATGGCGGATCTCACCGATGCGGCCCTGTGCCACCAAGGTCTGGGCCAGCTTGACAGCAGGGACGCGCCGGTAGGTGAACCCGACCATGGACCGCACGCCGCGATCACGTGCCGCTTGTGCCGCCTCGACCATGGCTTCGGCCTCGGCAACCGAGTTGGCCAGCGGTTTCTCGCACAGGACGTGTTTACCCGCCTCCAACGCCGCGATGGCGATCTCGGGATGGCTGTCGCCCGGAGTACACACGTCGACCAGTCCGATGTCGTCCCGGTTGATCAGCGCCCGCCAGTCGGTTTCGACTTGTTCCCAGCCGAACCTCTCCGCCACCGCGTGTGCACGCTCGACCTGCCGTCCCCCGAGCACGGCCAGCCGGGGCGCCAATGGCAAGTCGAAGAAGCTGCGTGCGTTGCGCCACCCGTGCGAGTGGGCAGTACCCATGAAGGCGTAACCCACCATGCCGATCCCCAGTATCGGCCTGCTGTCATCAGTCATAGAAGATCCCCTGTAGTTGATTACGGTTTTCTGGTGGCGAATCGTGGCCGAGCCAGCGCGAAGCCGAACTCGCCCGACGCAGGTTTCGTCTCCGAAACACCTCCGTGCTGACACTATTCAACGGCAGTGCTTGTGCGCTGGCGCGGCGACGCCCCGTCGTTCACGATGCAGAGTCCTCGCCGCCGGCACGGCGAGGACCCCGTCCTTACCCGCATGTGTCTTCAGCTACGCCCGCCGATGCCCGACCGCGCCGCGGCGCGAACCAGCAGCGCACGTTCGTTGCTGGTAATGACAGCGTCGGCCAGCAGGTCGCGGGTGACACCGTCGACATGCGAGACGAACTCACCACGGTTGCGCCACTCCCGCCCGTCGTCGAGCAGTTCGCTGACGCAGGTTCCGGTCCCGGCATCCCGGTCTTCGACTCCGGAATCGGCGACACCAAGCACAATCGTGCCCTCGCACACCTGCGACGGCGGCGGCCCCGCCACTCCTTCGCCTATCGCATCGAAGAAGTTCAGGTTGAACAGCTCCGCATCCGCGTCGGCGTCCGGGTTCGTGAACACCAGGTACGCGGTGAACGTCGTGCCCGGATCGTTCACCTCGGTCGACACGAACTCCCAATCGCCCCCGGTGTTGGTCACCTCGGCAGCGCCGAGCAGTTCCCCGTCCGGCGCATCGCGGCGAAGCTCGATGGTTCCGCCGGCTCCCTCGGAGCGGACCCGGAACTCGATCTCGTCGATGTTCAGCAGGTGCACCGGTTCGAAGGCCACCCAATCGCCGTGGTTCACGTCGGACAGCCGCTGACCACCGCTCTCCTCCGGGTCTTGCGCGTTCTGGGTGCTCACCCCTTCGGCCGCGTCGTAGAACTGCGCCTGCTTCCGCTTCGGCTGAAGTGTCACCTGATCGGTACCGGTCAGGGTGGGCAGGCCCTCGGCGCCGCGGTCGGTGTACCGGGCCGTGAGCACCCAGTACACGTTCAGATCCGGACCGTGTCCGGAGTCGGCGGGGGTGTCGAAGGTACCCTCGCATCCTCGCTGCTCACCCATGGGATGAGCATGTTCGTCGTGACCGAGGGCGGAGTTCAGGATCACCTCGTCGCAATTGATGTCGCCGTCTTCGACGTCGGTCACGTCGATCCGATAACCGCCACCTTCGCCCCAGTCGAAGAACCCGCCGTCCACCGGCAGCGCCAGATCGACCTCGGGCGCGGTATTCCCGACGACGATCGTCGTGCCTGCCTGTCCGGTCAGCCCATTGGTGTCGGTCACGGTCAGCGTGACCGGGTAGACGCCGTTTTCGGTGAACGTGTGCGTGGGGTGTGTCTCGGTGGATGTCGCTCCGTCGCCGAAGTTCCAGTGGTACTCGGCGATCTCCACGTCCTCGTCCGGGTGCTCCGTCCCTTCGCTGGAGAAGGCAACTTCGAGCGGGGCCTGGCCGGAGCGTACCGACGGGGTCACCCGGGCACGTGGCGAGCGGCCGTCGGCGACGTAGTCAACCCTGGACAGCTGTGCCAGCGGGTGCTCGACGAAGAACCCGCCGCCGTACTCCAGCACGTACAGTGAGCCGTCGGGTCCCCACTCCATGTCCATCGGAGCGTTCCAGTCCATATCCGGCAGCATGTCGGTGATCTCGTGCACGGCTGTGCCGTCGTCGTCGAGATGGAACTGCTTGATGTAGTTCCGGGTCCACTCGTAGAAGAGTGGCACGCCGTCGAACTCCACCGGGAACGCCGTCGGGAACTGCTCAGCCACGTCGGCGTCGTACTGGTAGGCCGGCCCGCCCATCGGCCCGCCACCGCCACTGCCCAGCTCGGGGAACTCCGGGACGACGGTGCTGTTGTGGTACCACACCTCGGCGGGGGTCATCGGGGGCAGTTGTTCTAGGCCGGTGTTGAGCGGCGACTCGTTCACCGGGGCGTCGCAGTCGAAGGTGTCTCCCGACTCACCGGTTTCGAAGTCGTAATCTACGTACGGGAACTTGTTGCCCACGCAGTACGGCCAGCCGTGGTTGCGAGGCTCGGTGATGACCACCCATTCGATCGTCGCCCGGGGGCCGCGATCCGGATTCGGCGCGCTCGCGTCCGGGCCGTAGTCGCCGAGGTAGACCGCATCGGTCACGGGGTCGACGGAGAACCGGAACGGGTTGCGGAAACCCATCGCGTAGATCTCCGGCCGGGCCAGTTCGGGATCGTAGACCCCATCCGGGAACAGATGGTCCCACTCGCCGCTGGTGAACATGTTGTCGTCCGGAACGTCGTAGGAACCGTCCTCGTTCACGGTGATCCGCAGCAGCTTCCCCCGCAGATCAGCCGTGTTGGCCGAGGTACGTTGCGCGTCGAACCCCGGGTTGCGATACGGGCGAACGTCGATCGGCGTGTAGTTCTGCGATTGGAACGGATTGGTGTCGTCGCCGGTGGACAGGAACAGGTTGCCCTGTGAGTCGAAACCGATATCCCCGCCGTTGTGGCAGCACAGTCCCCGGTTGATCGGCACCTCGAGAATCTCCTGCTCGGAGTCCAGGTCAATGTAGGGGTTCACCGGGTCGTCGACGAACTGGAACCGCGACAGCACGTTGTGCCCGACGTAGTCGTCGAAAATGCTCGTGTCACCACCAGGCTCGACCTCATTCGGCGCGGGCCCTTCCGGGAAGCCGGGGATCACCGGCGAGTAATACACGTACACCCAGCCGTTGTCCTCGAAATCCGGATCCAGCGCGATGCCCTGCATCCCGTCCTCGGAGAACTGGTACACCGGCAGCGACGTGATCACGCGGGTGCTTGCCGTCTGCGGATCGTAGAGGCGGAACTGGCCCTGCCGGTTCGTGTGCAGCACCCGCCGGTCCGGGAGAACCGCCATCGACATCGGCTCACCGACTTCACTCGTCAGGGTGATCTTTTCGTAGTCTTCCCAGTCGGTGTCGGGATGGTCATGCGCGCCCGCGGGGGCCACGCCGGCAAGGCCTGCCGCGGCGACGGCGATGGCCGAGATCACGGCCGCGATTCGGGTTGATATCGACATCATCTGACATTTCTCCTTGTCAGGCAGGTAGTGCGGAGGGTCGGCCCACTTTGCGCGCCTGGTCACTCATGAACGCCGCAATGGGCCGGCCCTCGCGTATTGCAGTCCTCGAACGCCACAGGTGCGCAGTGCCCGGAGACCAGAGGCCGTGATCCGTCAGCCGCGAAGCGTCGACATCGCCTCGTAGCTGCGCTCCGCGGCGCCGAAGGCTCCGCCGAGCTCCGGCGGGGTGCCGGGAGCGTTGTCCTGCTCCCACAGCGAGATATATGCGCCGACGGCCCGGAGTTCGCGATAGAACGACGCGAAGTCGATATCACCCGCGCCGAACTCGACGATGTCGTAGCCGTTCGGGTTGTCCGGGTTGCTGGCGCCGTCCTTGGCGTGGAAAAGGGGATAGCGGCGTGGGTTCGCTTTGACGTACTCGACAGGTTCGAAGCCCGGAGCAATGTGCTGCCCGGCGTAGGCCCAGTAGATGTCCATCTCCAGGTAGACGAGCTTCGGGTCCGTCTCGGACAGGAGCAGGTCGTAGAGACGCACACCTGGATCGTCCGCGGCGAAGCGGAACTCATTGTGATGATTGTGGTGATACCACTTGAGCCCGCGCGCGGCCGCGGCGGCGCCAAAACCGTTGAACTCTTCGGCAGCCGCCTTGTAGCCGGCCACCGTGCGGTTACCTGGAGACACCGGCTCGTTG
This genomic stretch from Phytoactinopolyspora mesophila harbors:
- a CDS encoding Gfo/Idh/MocA family protein; its protein translation is MTDDSRPILGIGMVGYAFMGTAHSHGWRNARSFFDLPLAPRLAVLGGRQVERAHAVAERFGWEQVETDWRALINRDDIGLVDVCTPGDSHPEIAIAALEAGKHVLCEKPLANSVAEAEAMVEAAQAARDRGVRSMVGFTYRRVPAVKLAQTLVAQGRIGEIRHVRAQYLQDWLVDPQVPMSWRLEKDRAGSGSLGDIGAHIVDLTQFITGEQISGVSAMMETFGRQRPQPEPAAGTGSKLGGHVGDAESAELGEVTVDDAAVFLGRFTGGALATFEATRYATGRKNAIRIEINGSAGALAFDFEDMNVLHFYDADEESSSAGFRRILVTEPEHPYLEAWWPPGHLLGYEHGFTHQAVDLLTAIAEDRDPEPSFEDGLRVQKVLAAVERSATKDSAWTTV
- a CDS encoding PQQ-dependent sugar dehydrogenase, translated to MMSISTRIAAVISAIAVAAAGLAGVAPAGAHDHPDTDWEDYEKITLTSEVGEPMSMAVLPDRRVLHTNRQGQFRLYDPQTASTRVITSLPVYQFSEDGMQGIALDPDFEDNGWVYVYYSPVIPGFPEGPAPNEVEPGGDTSIFDDYVGHNVLSRFQFVDDPVNPYIDLDSEQEILEVPINRGLCCHNGGDIGFDSQGNLFLSTGDDTNPFQSQNYTPIDVRPYRNPGFDAQRTSANTADLRGKLLRITVNEDGSYDVPDDNMFTSGEWDHLFPDGVYDPELARPEIYAMGFRNPFRFSVDPVTDAVYLGDYGPDASAPNPDRGPRATIEWVVITEPRNHGWPYCVGNKFPYVDYDFETGESGDTFDCDAPVNESPLNTGLEQLPPMTPAEVWYHNSTVVPEFPELGSGGGGPMGGPAYQYDADVAEQFPTAFPVEFDGVPLFYEWTRNYIKQFHLDDDGTAVHEITDMLPDMDWNAPMDMEWGPDGSLYVLEYGGGFFVEHPLAQLSRVDYVADGRSPRARVTPSVRSGQAPLEVAFSSEGTEHPDEDVEIAEYHWNFGDGATSTETHPTHTFTENGVYPVTLTVTDTNGLTGQAGTTIVVGNTAPEVDLALPVDGGFFDWGEGGGYRIDVTDVEDGDINCDEVILNSALGHDEHAHPMGEQRGCEGTFDTPADSGHGPDLNVYWVLTARYTDRGAEGLPTLTGTDQVTLQPKRKQAQFYDAAEGVSTQNAQDPEESGGQRLSDVNHGDWVAFEPVHLLNIDEIEFRVRSEGAGGTIELRRDAPDGELLGAAEVTNTGGDWEFVSTEVNDPGTTFTAYLVFTNPDADADAELFNLNFFDAIGEGVAGPPPSQVCEGTIVLGVADSGVEDRDAGTGTCVSELLDDGREWRNRGEFVSHVDGVTRDLLADAVITSNERALLVRAAARSGIGGRS
- a CDS encoding sugar phosphate isomerase/epimerase family protein; translated protein: MRPAQLPIVFGLIHQENDMARPEINRRQFLSAVAGTTAAVSTATIASSLSASAAPRARLIPRGRIGIQLFTIRNLVSELGFRAVFEELSRMGYRHVEFAGYTSSAEPGITPARIRQLLDDNGLNGIGGHRGINDFRNNMEAELDIAETLGLPYIGTANEPVSPGNRTVAGYKAAAEEFNGFGAAAAARGLKWYHHNHHNEFRFAADDPGVRLYDLLLSETDPKLVYLEMDIYWAYAGQHIAPGFEPVEYVKANPRRYPLFHAKDGASNPDNPNGYDIVEFGAGDIDFASFYRELRAVGAYISLWEQDNAPGTPPELGGAFGAAERSYEAMSTLRG